In one Podarcis muralis chromosome 7, rPodMur119.hap1.1, whole genome shotgun sequence genomic region, the following are encoded:
- the LOC114589966 gene encoding uncharacterized protein LOC114589966, giving the protein MDFVARIKSGMIRRKALRDLCAFLQKIQEHPSAVIHACSYGQLVAISCLCALDPDPESRQRAAEALCHLLPILRHNEETLAGTLRNQMLIIGAEQVLESTGGPVPGLFVNNCHSLVRVFGAFLPAAQLLEAMCFLARDLVLESSFDPLDISHLLQDFIKQFGGTKVKVEVLLEAFYKIAQGPTVQGRNMAVFAFSILAHHHLDKVVQYLLQFPFGDCERVWKEVLPSADPEKLIHLMAEQLYQSPLAESATQVQHLSSLLHAILRMEDYKAAVHQNFPQLLIALLGMVVNFHYYQEFLGGAKEVLHLLLGTTGEQVEAAIVDQLFCRETFSQGLSAMVRAVGKRSWWIPPMVESIIAALEDQDFAGMPQVAAAIYIELLSCRLEVYPCEDTLEQLLTWLEYDCLEVRKLSVRGISLLLDSGMASDAQRKGGYRSRF; this is encoded by the exons ATGGATTTCGTCGCAAGAATAAAGAGTGGGATGATCCGAAGGAAGGCGCTCCGAGATCTTTGCGCCTtcctgcagaagatccaggaacat CCATCGGCAGTGATTCATGCATGCTCCTATGGCCAACTGGTGGCGATTTCCTGCCTTTGTGCATTGGATCCGGACCCGGAGAGCAGGCAGCGGGCAGCAGaggctctctgccatcttctgccCATCCTGCGGCACAATGaag agacacTGGCAGGAACATTAAGGAACCAAATGCTCATCATCGGAGCTGAGCAGGTCCTCGAATCCACCGGAGGACCGGTTCCTGGGCTGTTTGTGAATAACTGTCACTCTCTTGTCAGG GTCTTTGGCGCCTTTCTCCCTGCGGCGCAGCTCTTGGAGGCCATGTGCTTCCTGGCCAGAGACCTGGTTCTTGAGAGCAGCTTCGACCCCTTGGACATCTCCCACCTGCTGCAAGATTTCATCAAGCAGTTTGGCGGCACAAAAGTGAAG gtggaggtgctgctggaggccttcTATAAGATCGCCCAGGGGCCTACAGTGCAAGGcaggaacatggccgtcttcgcgTTCTCCATCTTGGCGCACCACCACCTGGACAAAGTGGTGCAATATCTCCTCCAGTTTCCCTTCGG AGACTGCGAGAGAGTATGGAAGGAGGTTTTACCATCGGCCGATCCAGAAAAGCTGATCCATCTCATGGCCGAGCAGCTTTACCAAAGCCCCTTGGCGGAATCTGCCACCCAAGTG caacatctcagcagcctgttgcacgccatcctcaggatggaggactacaaggcagctgtgcaccagaacttcccacagctgctgatCGCTCTCCTGGGGATGGTTGTCAACTTCCACTACTATCAGGAATTCCTCGG agggGCTAAGGAAGTTCTGCACCTCCTTCTTGGCACCACTGGAGAGCAAGTGGAGGCGGCCATCGTCGACCAACTTTTCTGCCGGGAGACTTTCAGCCAGGGGTTGTCTGCCATGGTGAG aGCTGTCGGAAAGCGAAGCTGGTGGATCCCTCCCATGGTGGAAAGCATCATCGCTGCTCTCGAGGACCAGGATTTTGCCGGGATGCCACAAGTCGCGGCAGCTATCTACATCGAG CTGCTCAGCTGCCGTCTGGAGGTCTATCCCTGTGAAGATACACTGGAGcagctcctcacctggctggaataCGACTGCCTGGAAGTCCGGAAGCTCAGCGTCAGAGGGATATCCCTGCTTCTGGACTCTGGCATGGCAAGTGATGCtcagaggaagggggggtacAGATCTCGATTCTAA
- the LOC144328292 gene encoding uncharacterized protein LOC144328292, which translates to MVDQAYHSRELGEEDLEMLAATYCGLAAHEEASVRESAIEHLGLLRGWARDQRLPITTTEKEAIRELVVVLIHLEDEDLEVAKAARRALSHLAPEVKWWAHSNKFSLHFALHQAAKHLSKTFSKGILRSAALSCTQPSANRLPAVSRVAALLLGHLAFRDASFIRNQDMASYGTCE; encoded by the exons ATGGTAGACCAAGCCTACCATTCCAGGGAGCTGGGAGAGgaagacctggagatgctggcggcAACCTACTGCGGCCTGGCTGCCCAT GAGGAAGCCTCCGTCCGGGAATCAGCCATCGAACATCTGGGGCTGCTTCGGGGCTGGGCGAGAGACCAAAGACTTCCCATtacaacaacagaaaaggaagCCATTCGCGAACTGGTTGTGGTCCTCATTCACCTCGAAGACGAGGACCTTGAAGTGGCCAAG GCCGCAAGGAGGGCTCTTTCCCATCTAGCCCCAGAAGTCAAGTGGTGGGCTCATTCCAACAAATTTAGCCTCCACTTTGCTCTCCACCAGGCTGCCAAGCATCTG AGCAAGACCTTCAGCAAGGGCATCCTTCGGAGTGCTGCCTTATCATGTACGCAGCCGTCTGCCAACAGGCTGCCAGCAGTCTCCAGGgtggcagctctgcttctgg gtcatCTGGCTTTCCGGGATGCCAGTTTCATCCGCAATCAAGACATGGCATCCTATGGAACATGTGAGTGA